A single window of Athene noctua chromosome 1, bAthNoc1.hap1.1, whole genome shotgun sequence DNA harbors:
- the NLGN4X gene encoding neuroligin-4, X-linked isoform X3 produces the protein MVYIHGGSYMEGTGNMIDGSILASYGNVIVVTLNYRLGVLGFLSTGDQAAKGNYGLLDQIQALRWIEENIGSFGGDPKRVTIFGSGAGASCVSLLTLSHYSEGLFQKAIIQSGTALSSWAVNYQPAKYTRILADKVGCDMLDTTDLVECLRNKNYKELIQQTITPATYHIAFGPVIDGDVIPDDPQILMEQGEFLNYDIMLGVNQGEGLKFVDGIVDNEDGVSPNDFDFSVSNFVDNLYGYPEGKDTLRETIKFMYTDWADKENPETRRKTLVALFTDHQWVAPAVATADLHAQYGSPTYFYAFYHHCQSEMKPSWADSAHGDEVPYVFGIPMIGPTELFNCNFSKNDVMLSAVVMTYWTNFAKTGDPNQPVPQDTKFIHTKPNRFEEVAWSKYNPKDQLYLHIGLKPRVRDHYRATKVAFWLELVPHLHNLNEIFQYVSTTTKVPPPDMTSFPYVTRRSPGKLWPATKRPAMTPANNPKHSKDTHKTAPEDTTVLIENKRDYSTELSVTIAVGASLLFLNILAFAALYYKKDKRRHETHRRPSPQRNTTNDIAHIQNEEIMSLQMKQLEHDHECESLQAHDTLRLTCPPDYTLTLRRSPDDIPLMTPNTITMIPNTLTGMQPLHTFNTFSGGQNSTNLPHGHSTTRV, from the exons GTTTTTTAAGTACTGGTGACCAGGCTGCAAAAGGCAATTATGGATTGCTTGACCAAATCCAAGCTTTACGTTGGATTGAAGAAAATATTGGATCTTTTGGAGGAGACCCAAAAAGAGTTACTATTTTTGGATCTGGGGCAGGAGCTTCCTGTGTCAGCCTCCTGACACTCTCTCACTATTCAGAAG GTTTGTTCCAAAAGGCAATCATACAGAGTGGAACAGCCCTGTCCAGCTGGGCAGTGAACTATCAGCCTGCCAAGTACACTCGGATATTGGCAGATAAAGTGGGCTGCGACATGCTGGATACCACTGATTTGGTTGAATGTCTTCGAAATAAGAATTACAAAGAACTCATTCAACAGACCATCACTCCAGCCACGTACCACATTGCCTTTGGGCCTGTGATAGATGGAGATGTGATTCCAGATGACCCTCAGATTCTCATGGAGCAAGGGGAATTCCTTAACTATGATATAATGCTGGGCGTGAATCAAGGGGAAGGTTTAAAATTTGTGGATGGCATTGTAGACAATGAAGATGGTGTTTCCCCCAATGATTTTGACTTTTCCGTCTCCAATTTTGTGGACAATCTATATGGTTATCCAGAAGGAAAAGATACACTGCGAGAGACCATTAAATTCATGTACACCGACTGGGCAGACAAAGAAAACCCTGAAACAAGACGGAAGACCCTGGTTGCTCTTTTTACAGACCACCAGTGGGTTGCTCCAGCTGTTGCTACTGCTGATTTGCATGCCCAGTACGGATCTCCAACATATTTCTATGCATTTTATCACCATTGCCAAAGTGAAATGAAACCCAGCTGGGCTGATTCAGCTCATGGTGATGAAGTCCCTTATGTGTTCGGGATTCCTATGATTGGCCCCACAGAACTGTTCAACTGCAACTTTTCCAAgaatgatgtcatgctcagtgcaGTAGTTATGACGTACTGGACTAACTTTGCCAAAACTGG agaTCCAAACCAGCCTGTTCCGCAGGACACAAAGTTCATCCACACGAAACCCAACCGCTTTGAAGAAGTGGCCTGGTCCAAATATAATCCTAAAGATCAGCTTTATCTGCATATTGGCCTGAAACCCCGAGTTCGTGACCACTACCGAGCAACAAAGGTTGCTTTCTGGTTGGAGCTTGTACCACACCTTCACAACCTGAATGAGATATTTCAGTATGTTTCCACAACAACTAAAGTCCCCCCTCCTGACATGACATCATTTCCTTATGTGACACGACGTTCTCCTGGTAAATTGTGGCCAGCCACCAAACGCCCAGCAATGACACCTGCCAACAATCCCAAACATTCAAAAGACACCCATAAAACAGCTCCAGAGGATACAACAGTTCTGATAGAAAACAAGCGAGATTACTCCACAGAGCTGAGCGTCACCATTGCTGTGGGGGCATCCTTGCTGTTCCTCAATATTTTAGCTTTTGCTGCATTATATTACAAGAAGGACAAGCGGCGTCACGAGACTCACAGGCGCCCTAGCCCCCAGAGGAACACAACCAACGATATTGCACACATACAGAACGAAGAGATTATGTCATTGCAGATGAAACAACTCGAACATGACCATGAGTGTGAATCGCTGCAGGCCCATGACACACTGAGACTAACCTGTCCGCCTGACTACACGCTTACTTTGAGAAGGTCCCCAGATGACATCCCGTTAATGACACCCAACACCATAACCATGATTCCAAATACATTAACAGGAATGCAACCTTTGCATACTTTCAACACCTTCAGTGGAGGACAAAACAGTACAAATTTGCCCCATGGACATTCGACCACTAGGGTATAG